The Populus nigra chromosome 19, ddPopNigr1.1, whole genome shotgun sequence genome includes a window with the following:
- the LOC133679580 gene encoding uncharacterized protein LOC133679580 yields MVSFQASSWQTLITNCNIGIQTDSSMANQAGASSSTPLEPGFEDDENDMYGAESGWVEARTSCDHLASLSSDLAHIPTPDTPCNRCQHPSENWLCLSCKDVLCSRFVNKHMLQHFHETSHCLALSYSDLSVWCFACNSYLDARVIMQLKPVSETAYILKFGEAPPSRSIECSKGNHAEGGASSDS; encoded by the exons ATGGTGTCGTTTCAGGCATCCTCTTGGCAAACCTTAATCACAAACTGCAACATCGGAATACAGACAGACTCCTCAATGGCAAATCAAGCCGGTGCCTCTTCCTCTACTCCTCTG GAGCCGGGATTTGAAGATGACGAGAACGATATGTACGGTGCCGAATCGGGTTGGGTCGAAGCCCGAACATCATGTGATCACTTGGCTTCTCTGTCGTCTGATCTTGCTCACATACCAACTCCCGACACTCCTTGCAACAG GTGCCAACATCCAAGTGAGAACTGGTTATGCTTGTCGTGTAAGGATGTACTTTGCAGCCGTTTTGTGAACAAGCATATGTTGCAGCATTTTCATGAAACCAGCCATTGTCTGGCTCTCAGCTACAG TGATTTATCGGTTTGGTGTTTTGCTTGCAACTCGTATCTAGATGCTCGAGTGATTATGCAACTGAAACCTGTTTCTGAGACTGCTTATATATTGAAATTTGGTGAGGCACCTCCATCTCGTTCGATTGAATGTTCAAAGGGTAATCATGCCGAGGGTGGTGCATCATCAGACAGTTAA
- the LOC133679579 gene encoding FAD-linked sulfhydryl oxidase ERV1-like: MTRDSHFKRTKHHPSSDSLHSRPLVSATTPPSRVCNNMSDNPLQHLFQKVSNCIQTHLANFTGQPQNPSSSTSKNTIFSLSPPSSHLSSKIYPANRDTSSVQAKDVLNKGKSAAPVTKEELGRATWTFLHTLAAQYPEHPTRQQKKDVKELMAILSRMYPCQECADHFKEVLRVNPVQAGSHVEFSQWLCHVHNVVNRSLGKLVFPCERVDARWGKLECEQRACDLQGTTNFDED, encoded by the exons ATGACGAGGGATTCCCATTTTAAGAGAACCAAACATCATCCTTCCTCGGACTCTCTACACTCCCGCCCTCTCGTGTCTGCAACAACACCGCCCTCTCGTGTCTGCAACAACATGTCTGACAATCCATTGCAGCATCTCTTTCAAAAAGTCTCAAATTGCATCCAAACCCATTTGGCTAATTTCACAGGCCAACCTCAGAACCCATCTTCATCCACGAGCAAAAACActatcttctctctctccccgcCTTCATCACATCTATCATCCAAAATATACCCAGCAAACAGAGACACTTCCTCTGTCCAGGCTAAAGACGTTCTTAACAAG GGAAAGTCTGCTGCTCCTGTGACTAAAGAAGAGCTTGGAAGAGCTACTTGGACTTTCCTGCACACGCTTGCTGCCCAG TATCCTGAACATCCAACTAGACAGCAAAAGAAGGACGTAAAAGAACTG ATGGCAATTTTATCTCGGATGTACCCTTGCCAGGAATGTGCAGATCACTTTAAAGAAGTTCTAAG AGTAAATCCTGTACAGGCCGGATCTCATGTTGAGTTCTCGCAATGGCTGTGCCATGTGCATAATGTAGTTAATAGAAG CCTTGGTAAACTAGTATTCCCTTGTGAACGAGTTGATGCAAGGTGGGGCAAGCTAGAATGTGAGCAACGTGCATGTGATCTACAAGGAACTACAAATTTCGATGAAGATTAA